The Halichoerus grypus chromosome 14, mHalGry1.hap1.1, whole genome shotgun sequence genome contains a region encoding:
- the FOXE1 gene encoding forkhead box protein E1, giving the protein MTAESRPPPPQTEALAAVKEERGEAGPGVPAEAAGRGAGGRRRKRPLQRGKPPYSYIALIAMAIAHAPERRLTLGGIYKFITERFPFYRDNPKKWQNSIRHNLTLNDCFLKIPREAGRPGKGNYWALDPNAEDMFESGSFLRRRKRFKRSDLSTYPAYMHDAAAAAAAAAAAAAAAIFPGAVPAARPPYPGAVYAGYAPPSLAAPPPVYYPAASPGPCRVFGLVPERPLSPELGPAPSGPAGSCAFASAGASAASTGYQPAGCAGARPANPSAYAAAYAGPDGAYPQGAGSALFAAAGRLAGPVSPSAGGSSGGVEAAVDFYGRTSPGQFGALGPCYNPGGQLGGGSGGTYHARHATAYPGGVDRYVSAM; this is encoded by the coding sequence ATGACGGCTGAgagccggccgccgccgccgcagacGGAGGCGCTGGCGGCCGTGAAGGAGGAGCGCGGTGAGGCTGGGCCCGGGGTCCCGGCGGAGGCCGCGGGTCGCGGCGCGGGCGGGCGTCGGCGGAAGCGCCCCCTGCAGCGCGGAAAGCCACCCTACAGCTACATTGCGCTCATTGCCATGGCCATCGCGCACGCGCCGGAGCGCCGCCTCACGCTGGGCGGCATCTACAAGTTCATTACGGAGCGTTTCCCCTTCTACCGTGACAACCCCAAAAAGTGGCAGAACAGCATCCGCCACAATCTGACGCTAAACGACTGCTTCCTCAAGATCCCGCGCGAGGCCGGCCGCCCAGGCAAGGGCAACTACTGGGCGCTCGACCCCAACGCCGAGGACATGTTCGAGAGCGGCAGCTTCTTGCGCCGCCGCAAGCGCTTCAAGCGCTCGGACCTCTCCACTTACCCAGCCTACATGCACgacgcggccgccgccgccgccgccgccgctgccgccgccgccgccgccatcttCCCGGGCGCGGTGCCCGCTGCCCGCCCGCCTTACCCGGGCGCCGTCTATGCAGGCTATGCCCCGCCGTCGCTCGCCGCGCCGCCCCCGGTCTACTACCCCGCTGCGTCGCCAGGACCGTGCCGGGTCTTCGGCCTGGTGCCTGAGAGGCCGCTCAGTCCTGAACTGGGCCCCGCGCCGTCGGGGCCCGCGGGTTCCTGCGCCTTTGCCTCGGCCGGCGCTTCCGCCGCCTCCACCGGCTACCAGCCTGCCGGCTGCGCTGGGGCCCGACCTGCCAACCCCTCCGCCTATGCGGCCGCCTACGCGGGCCCGGATGGCGCGTACCCGCAAGGGGCGGGCAGTGCCCTCTTTGCGGCGGCTGGCCGGTTGGCGGGGCCCGTCTCGCCCTCCGCGGGTGGCAGCAGTGGGGGCGTCGAAGCCGCAGTGGACTTCTATGGGCGCACATCGCCCGGCCAGTTCGGAGCTCTGGGGCCCTGCTATAATCCTGGTGGGCAGCTCGGAGGGGGCAGTGGAGGCACCTACCATGCTCGCCACGCGACTGCCTATCCTGGCGGTGTGGATCGATATGTGTCCGCCATGTGA